In a single window of the Streptacidiphilus sp. P02-A3a genome:
- a CDS encoding PucR family transcriptional regulator, translated as MAALTLREILSFDVLGDAAPEVLCGEQELDRPVRWVHSSEIYEIGPLLSGGELLLTTGLGLAGADAGARRHYVRELAERGVAGVAVELGRSLPEMPYELLDESRRRGLPLVALRAVVPFIRIAEAANTAIVTQSLVDRPYPAADRDGRAAALLADLAEGTARSQPDVLARARALDFRPERGHRLLGVAATGAGALAALDRAARQLDAELLRAPVADGVTGLLAVPAGAGEPVRAAQAAVSGRHPDRFTLALGSACPAEATWSRWGESLREARTTLGLALTVPNAEPAARPANAGGALVTSARALALERQLTGDGLTPATRDRLAQLVGRALGPLLEWEAAHPSDLVRTLEVHLRNGCSPTRTAALLHVGRQSLYQRLERIESLLGLPVCDPDSHAELLLACCAHRVLRAAA; from the coding sequence ATGGCCGCACTGACCCTCCGCGAGATCCTCTCCTTCGACGTCCTCGGCGACGCCGCCCCGGAGGTGCTGTGCGGGGAGCAGGAGCTGGACCGGCCGGTGCGCTGGGTGCACTCCAGCGAGATCTACGAGATAGGCCCGCTGCTCTCCGGCGGCGAACTGCTGCTGACCACCGGGCTCGGCCTGGCCGGCGCGGACGCCGGGGCGCGGCGGCACTACGTGCGGGAGCTGGCCGAGCGCGGCGTGGCCGGGGTCGCCGTGGAACTCGGCCGCTCGCTCCCGGAGATGCCGTACGAGCTGCTGGACGAGAGCCGCCGCCGGGGGCTGCCGCTGGTGGCACTGCGGGCCGTGGTCCCGTTCATCCGCATCGCCGAGGCCGCCAACACCGCCATCGTCACCCAGTCGCTGGTCGACCGCCCCTACCCGGCCGCCGACCGGGACGGCCGCGCCGCCGCACTGCTCGCCGACCTCGCCGAGGGCACCGCCCGCAGCCAGCCCGACGTCCTGGCCCGGGCCCGGGCGCTGGACTTCCGGCCGGAGCGCGGCCACCGGCTGCTCGGCGTCGCCGCCACCGGCGCCGGAGCGCTGGCCGCGCTGGACCGGGCCGCGCGGCAGCTGGACGCCGAGCTGCTGCGGGCGCCGGTCGCCGACGGGGTGACCGGGCTGCTCGCGGTCCCGGCCGGGGCCGGGGAGCCGGTCCGGGCCGCCCAGGCCGCCGTCTCCGGCCGCCACCCGGACCGCTTCACCCTGGCGCTGGGCTCCGCCTGTCCGGCCGAAGCCACCTGGAGCCGCTGGGGCGAGTCGCTGCGCGAGGCCCGGACCACCCTCGGCCTGGCGCTGACCGTCCCGAACGCCGAACCCGCCGCCCGCCCCGCCAACGCCGGCGGCGCGCTGGTCACCTCCGCCCGCGCGCTGGCCCTGGAACGCCAGCTGACCGGCGACGGCCTCACCCCGGCCACCCGCGACCGGCTCGCCCAACTCGTCGGCCGGGCCCTCGGCCCGCTGCTGGAGTGGGAGGCCGCCCACCCCAGCGACCTGGTCCGCACCCTGGAGGTCCACCTGCGCAACGGCTGCAGCCCCACCCGCACCGCCGCCCTGCTGCACGTCGGCCGCCAGTCCCTCTACCAGCGCCTGGAACGCATCGAATCCCTCCTCGGCCTGCCGGTCTGCGACCCGGACAGCCACGCCGAGCTCCTCCTCGCCTGCTGCGCCCACCGAGTCCTCCGCGCGGCGGCCTGA
- a CDS encoding protein-tyrosine phosphatase family protein has protein sequence MNAAWEPGAAGVLRLPSGRMVRGRGLGFPLPEGPVPGFALYLLGHQPPPVAWEARWVRWPDFRLPSDPAAAREALCEALARAGAERVEVACLGGRGRTGTALACLAVLDGVPSGEAVAYVREHYSPHAVETPPQHRFVARFR, from the coding sequence TTGCGGCTGCCGTCGGGGCGGATGGTGCGGGGGCGGGGGTTGGGGTTCCCCTTGCCGGAGGGGCCGGTGCCCGGGTTCGCGCTGTATCTGCTGGGGCATCAGCCGCCTCCGGTTGCCTGGGAGGCGCGGTGGGTCCGCTGGCCGGACTTCCGGCTGCCGTCCGACCCCGCGGCCGCCCGGGAGGCACTGTGCGAGGCGCTGGCGCGGGCCGGGGCCGAGCGCGTCGAGGTCGCCTGCCTCGGAGGGCGCGGACGGACCGGGACCGCGCTGGCCTGCCTCGCCGTGCTGGACGGGGTGCCCAGCGGTGAGGCGGTGGCGTACGTCCGTGAGCACTACAGCCCCCACGCCGTGGAGACGCCCCCGCAACACCGCTTCGTCGCCCGCTTCCGCTAG
- a CDS encoding isopenicillin N synthase family oxygenase codes for MSASIPVIDLGPWLSGDPDARARTAAAVDAALSRAGFLLITGHGVGAAERERVRAAARAFFALPTEAKQRYSVGVGGRGWLAKGAEANGYSEGTPTPPDLKESWTVGADQPTGDAEIDAFWFQPNHWPQAEVPQLRTEAEDYLGRMRTVADEVLRLLAAALGQDPGFFTDHTGHPTYTLNINWYPGTGVVGEPVPGQFRIGPHTDFGTVTLLDRQQGKGGLQVYVAPEDGGDGWQDAPWEPDALTVNIGDLMARWTGGRWKSGRHRVLPPSPDAPEEDLMSLVYFYECDPHTQVTPVGGPTGGPTAYRTVDSSAYLRAKLDAITVK; via the coding sequence ATGTCCGCGAGCATCCCGGTGATCGACCTCGGGCCGTGGCTGTCCGGTGACCCGGACGCGCGGGCCCGCACGGCGGCGGCCGTGGACGCGGCGCTGAGCCGGGCCGGGTTCCTGCTGATCACCGGGCACGGGGTCGGCGCGGCGGAGCGGGAGCGGGTGCGCGCGGCGGCGCGGGCGTTCTTCGCGCTGCCGACCGAGGCCAAGCAGCGCTACTCGGTGGGTGTCGGCGGCCGGGGCTGGCTGGCGAAGGGCGCGGAGGCGAACGGCTATTCGGAGGGCACGCCGACCCCGCCCGACCTGAAGGAGTCCTGGACGGTCGGCGCCGACCAGCCGACCGGGGACGCCGAGATCGACGCGTTCTGGTTCCAGCCGAACCACTGGCCGCAGGCGGAGGTGCCGCAGCTGCGGACCGAGGCGGAGGACTACCTGGGCCGGATGCGGACGGTCGCCGACGAGGTGCTGCGGCTGCTCGCGGCGGCACTGGGCCAGGACCCCGGTTTCTTCACCGACCACACCGGGCACCCGACGTACACGCTGAACATCAACTGGTACCCGGGCACCGGAGTCGTCGGCGAGCCGGTGCCGGGGCAGTTCCGGATCGGCCCGCACACGGACTTCGGCACGGTGACGCTGCTGGACCGGCAGCAGGGCAAGGGCGGCCTGCAGGTGTACGTCGCGCCCGAGGACGGCGGCGACGGCTGGCAGGACGCGCCCTGGGAGCCGGACGCGCTGACGGTCAACATCGGTGACCTGATGGCGCGTTGGACCGGCGGCCGGTGGAAGTCCGGCCGCCACCGGGTACTTCCGCCCTCGCCGGACGCGCCGGAGGAGGACCTGATGTCGCTGGTCTACTTCTACGAGTGCGACCCGCACACCCAGGTCACCCCGGTGGGCGGTCCGACGGGCGGTCCGACGGCCTACCGGACGGTGGACTCGTCCGCCTACCTGCGGGCCAAGCTCGATGCCATCACCGTGAAGTGA
- a CDS encoding nucleoside deaminase, translating to MTDIAELLEVAVEEARLGLAEGGIPIGAALFGADGELLGSGHNRRVQDGDPSTHAETAAFRAAGRLRGYRRTTMVTTLSPCWYCSGLVRQFGIGRVVVGEARTFHGGHDWLAEHGVEVVVLDDPRCVELMRAFIADRPQLWFEDIGE from the coding sequence ATGACAGACATTGCGGAGCTCCTTGAGGTGGCCGTCGAGGAGGCCAGGCTCGGGCTCGCCGAGGGCGGGATCCCGATCGGCGCGGCGCTGTTCGGCGCCGACGGCGAACTCCTCGGCAGCGGCCACAACCGCCGGGTCCAGGACGGCGACCCGTCCACACACGCCGAGACGGCGGCCTTCCGCGCCGCCGGGCGGCTGCGCGGCTACCGGCGGACGACCATGGTGACCACCCTGTCACCGTGCTGGTACTGCTCGGGCCTGGTACGCCAGTTCGGCATCGGCCGGGTGGTCGTCGGCGAGGCGCGGACCTTCCACGGCGGTCACGACTGGCTGGCCGAGCACGGGGTGGAGGTGGTCGTCCTGGACGACCCGCGCTGCGTCGAGCTGATGCGCGCGTTCATCGCCGACCGCCCGCAGCTGTGGTTCGAGGACATCGGCGAGTGA
- a CDS encoding DUF3027 domain-containing protein, producing MSAATTRSRTPDRLCAEAVDFARAAAVEAAGAAAVGEHLGVDAEGERVVTHYFATKEWAYRGWRWAVTVTRASRGKQVTLDETVLLPGQDALVAPQWVPWSERLRPGDMGPGDLLPTDEDDLRLEPGWSGADEPAPNSALVAAAEALVEDVTAAEAESGELATPTARGAIAAVAEELGLGRARVLSRLGLHLAADRWEKDYGAQTPMAQAAPASCATCGFLVPVAGSLSQTFGICANEFGPADGRVVALDYGCGGHSEAAVVPTPQPPAPPVLDEFTVEPMPLHPDPDSGSVTETDPAEELGYT from the coding sequence ATGAGTGCTGCGACGACGCGAAGCCGTACCCCCGACCGGCTCTGTGCCGAGGCCGTCGACTTTGCCCGGGCTGCCGCCGTAGAGGCCGCCGGTGCGGCAGCCGTCGGCGAGCACCTGGGCGTGGATGCCGAGGGTGAGCGCGTCGTCACGCACTACTTCGCCACCAAGGAGTGGGCCTACCGGGGCTGGCGCTGGGCCGTGACCGTGACCCGCGCCTCGCGCGGCAAGCAGGTCACCCTCGACGAGACCGTACTGCTGCCGGGCCAGGACGCGCTGGTCGCGCCGCAGTGGGTGCCGTGGAGCGAGCGGCTGCGCCCCGGCGACATGGGCCCCGGCGACCTGCTGCCGACCGACGAGGACGACCTGCGGCTGGAGCCGGGCTGGAGCGGCGCGGACGAGCCCGCCCCCAACTCGGCGCTGGTCGCCGCCGCCGAGGCGCTGGTGGAGGACGTCACCGCGGCCGAGGCCGAGTCCGGGGAGCTGGCCACGCCGACCGCGCGCGGAGCCATCGCCGCGGTCGCCGAGGAGCTGGGCCTCGGCCGGGCCCGGGTGCTCTCCCGGCTCGGGCTGCACCTGGCGGCGGACCGCTGGGAGAAGGACTACGGCGCGCAGACCCCGATGGCGCAGGCCGCCCCGGCCTCCTGCGCCACCTGCGGCTTCCTGGTGCCGGTCGCCGGGAGCCTGAGCCAGACCTTCGGCATCTGCGCCAACGAGTTCGGCCCCGCCGACGGGCGGGTGGTGGCACTCGACTACGGCTGCGGCGGCCACTCCGAGGCCGCGGTGGTGCCCACCCCGCAGCCGCCCGCCCCGCCGGTGCTGGACGAGTTCACCGTCGAGCCGATGCCGCTGCACCCGGACCCGGACAGCGGGTCGGTCACCGAGACCGACCCGGCCGAGGAGCTGGGCTACACCTGA